GGGTTGCAGTTGCAATGATTGAAGATGCGGAAGAAAAAGGATTGCTCAAGGAAGGTTCAACAATCATCGAACCTACCAGCGGAAACACAGGTATTGGACTTGCATTCGCAGCGGCCGCAAAAGGCTACAAGTTAATCCTAACCATGCCTGAAACCATGTCCATTGAAAGGAGAAAATTCCTAAGCGTTTTAGGAGCAGAATTGGTATTGACTCCTGGTGCTGATGGAATGGGCGGAGCTATTGCAAAGGCAAATGAACTCAATGAGGAAACTCCTGATTCCATTATCTTAGGTCAATTCGACAACCCTGCAAACGTTAAAATCCACGCAGAAACCACCGCTCAGGAAATCCTAAGGGATACCGAAGGCAAAGTTGACATTGTAATTGGCGGTGTCGGTACCGGTGGAACAATCACTGGAATCGGTAAGGTATTGAAAGAGGAGGTTCCTGGCGTTAAGATTGTTGCAGTCGAACCGAAAGATTCACAGACCTTAGGAAAAGGTGAAAAAGGACCTCACAAGATCCAAGGTATTGGTGCAGGATTTGTTCCTTCAATCTATGATGCAGATGTGATTG
This is a stretch of genomic DNA from Methanobrevibacter thaueri. It encodes these proteins:
- the cysK gene encoding cysteine synthase A; amino-acid sequence: MANIPKLKRGVLDSITDAIGNTPIVRLNNLTKDLEAEVDVKIESFNPTGSVKDRVAVAMIEDAEEKGLLKEGSTIIEPTSGNTGIGLAFAAAAKGYKLILTMPETMSIERRKFLSVLGAELVLTPGADGMGGAIAKANELNEETPDSIILGQFDNPANVKIHAETTAQEILRDTEGKVDIVIGGVGTGGTITGIGKVLKEEVPGVKIVAVEPKDSQTLGKGEKGPHKIQGIGAGFVPSIYDADVIDEIVPVANEDAGKTLLALAREEGIFSGISSGAATWAALDLAKKEENKGKRIIAILPDNGERYLSVDWLFE